In Bernardetia sp., the sequence AAGCTCTTCTGCATTTTTACTGTCTAGGTTTCCACTTGGTTCATCTGCAAAAACGAGAGCTGGAGAGTTGATTAATGCTCTTGCTACTGCCACACGCTGCTGTTCCCCTCCCGAAAGTTCAGAGGGTTTGTGGTCTTTTCTGTCAGCTATTCCAAAACGTTCTAAAAGTTCAATTGCTCTTTTTTCAGCATCTTTAACAGATTTTTTTCCAATAAAAGCAGGCATACAGACATTTTCTAAGGCTGAAAACTCAGGCAAAAGGTTATGAAATTGAAAAATAAATCCAATTTGTTCGTTGCGAAAGTGAGCTAGTTTATTGGATTTTAGTTTTTGAACTTCTACTCCATTTATTATTATTTCTCCTTTATCTGGAGAGTCTAATGTTCCCAAAATATGTAATAATGTAGATTTGCCTGCACCCGAAGAGCCAGTGATGGCTACCACTTCTTTTTTTGCAATCGATACATCAATTCCTTGCAAAACTTCCAATGAACCGTATTTTTTGACTATATTTTTTGCAATGAGCATTATATTTTTGTTTTCTAGTGTATTGGTTGGACAAAGATACGACTTTAAAATTTTGTGTTATTATAAAAATATTAAGGATAATATTTTATTGTGTAGATTTGTTTTCCTTTGTCCTATAAAGAATGAGTATAGGTTTTTATTGAAGTTAATTCAAAAATATTTATGCTCCTTTTAAACAGTGTATGAAATAACGAAATTTATTGGTTTGGACTATTCCTAGCTTGGAAAGAGCTTTTTATATCGGTCTGACCTTAATTAAGTGAGTTCAGTCTCGTTAGAGCAGACCAAGAACTATGTCTAATCTATTTTAAACAAATAAAAAACTTATTGTTAATCCCAAGGTCACGTTATTCAGTTTGTAAACTCAATGTTATTGGAAAACAGGCATTCTTAAACGACTTCAAAGTATAAATATTATGAAAAAAAACAACTCTTTAGAAATTAAAAAAATAGCTGTTTTTATGCCTAAAAAACCTTTTTTTGGGGCAATGTTGGTTCAATTTCCCTTTTTTCTATTATTAAGAGAAATATATCCGTCTGCAAAGGTGAAAATTTGGTCGCCAGTAACATCCAATCACTTATTTTTGAAAAATAATTTGGCTGATGAGATGGAACTCTATGATAAGTCAAGGTCATATATCAAAACAGTGAAGAGTTTGCGTTCTTTTTCTCCAGATTTACTCATCAACTTACGACACCAGTCTGAAATTACGCATTTGCTTGCATCTCTTAGTGG encodes:
- a CDS encoding ABC transporter ATP-binding protein; amino-acid sequence: MLIAKNIVKKYGSLEVLQGIDVSIAKKEVVAITGSSGAGKSTLLHILGTLDSPDKGEIIINGVEVQKLKSNKLAHFRNEQIGFIFQFHNLLPEFSALENVCMPAFIGKKSVKDAEKRAIELLERFGIADRKDHKPSELSGGEQQRVAVARALINSPALVFADEPSGNLDSKNAEELHNLFFTLREEFSQTFVIVTHNPELAKMADREIVLKKGLVVA